The following coding sequences lie in one Anguilla anguilla isolate fAngAng1 chromosome 14, fAngAng1.pri, whole genome shotgun sequence genomic window:
- the pum3 gene encoding pumilio homolog 3 has product MEAKHKKKVFSPKGDKKYAQKGKAFPTKGEKKNVQKGNVKPFKAKPAGKPSGKPKGPFKPRPGEKGKKFEKTGGKGGPQKFLKKKQKDGKFSGKRKFPQGKEKQKEGPEAKKPKWDEFKQQKKELKQNRQQNERKESYQIVSRAKQVWEAVRRKDCDKAKRVKLMKELQELVHGKVKAIAFAHDSTRVLQCFIQFGDDKQRQEVFDELKDHFVELSKSKYARNIVKKFLMYGSKQQVGEVMKAFKGQVRQMLRHSEASSVVEYAYNDKAILPQRLMLTEELYGNTFQVCKSTVCPTLDKVLESNPEKQNSIMEEMKQILTPMAQKEAVIKHSLVHKVFLDFFLFALPKQRSEMIESIREAVVYMAHTHDGARVAMHCLWHGTPKDRKVIIKTMKTYMVKFAMGEYAHLVLLAAFDCIDDTKLVKQAVISEIVASLSDVISNKYGKKVILYLLSPRDPAHLLPEIIQVLQKGDGNAHSKKDVAVRRRELLEAVSPPLLQHLCDNARSMAMDKASSVVVSDILGAATGDLRPAMQAVADLATEEFAPGGAEGQLHMAEHPAGHLVLKWLIEQDAKMEEAQREERFARVLLEQVGLDKLKTWASVNRGAIVLCSLLQSADKGVADELKCALKSIVPELKKIENSKGVEALLEKLA; this is encoded by the exons ATGGAAGCAAAGCATAAGAAGAAAGTGTTTTCTCCAAAGGGCGATAAGAAGTACGCACAGAAAGGAAAAGCGTTTCCTACAAAGGGCGAgaagaaaaatgtacagaaagGAAACGTAAAACCTTTCAAAG CTAAACCAGCTGGTAAACCAAGTGGCAAACCAAAAGGACCGTTCAAACCCCGCccaggagagaaggggaagaaATTCGAGAAGAcgggaggaaagggggggccacagaagtttctgaagaaaaaacagaaagatgGAAAGTTCTCAGGAAAGAGGAAATTTCCCCAAGGGAAGGAAAAGCAGAAGGAAG GTCCTGAAGCGAAGAAGCCCAAATGGGATGAGTTCAAACAGCAGAAGAAGGAGCTGAAACAGAACCGCCAACAGAACGAGAGGAAAGAGAGCTACCAAATTGTGAGCCGGGCCAAACAAGTATGGGAGGCGGTCAGAAG GAAAGACTGTGATAAAGCAAAAAGAGTCAAACTCATGAAAGAACTTCAGGAACTTGTACATGGTAAAGTAAAAGCT ATCGCCTTTGCACACGATTCCACCCGAGTGCTGCAGTGCTTCATCCAGTTTGGGGACGACAAGCAGAGGCAGGAGGTGTTTGATGAGCTGAAAG aTCACTTTGTTGAACTTAGCAAGTCCAAATATGCAAGAAATATTGTGAAGAAGTTTTTAATGTATGG GAGCAAGCAGCAGGTGGGGGAGGTGATGAAGGCCTTCAAGGGGCAGGTGAGGCAGATGCTACGGCACTCTGAAGCCTCCTCGGTGGTGGAGTACGCCTACAACGACAAGGCCATCCTGCCCCAGAGGCTCATGCTGACTGAGGAGCTCTACGGCAACACATTCCAAGTCTGTAAG tctaCAGTTTGTCCCACACTGGACAAAGTATTGGAGAGCAACCCAGAGAAGCAGAACAGCATTATGGAGGAGATGAAACAGATCCTCACACCCATGGCCCAAAA AGAGGCAGTCATAAAACATTCACTGGTCCACAAAGTGTTCCTGGACTTCTTCCTATTCGCCCTACCCAAACAGAGATCG GAAATGATCGAGTCGATTCGGGAGGCAGTGGTGTACATGGCCCACACGCACGACGGCGCCCGCGTTGCCATGCACTGCCTGTGGCACGGGACGCCGAAG gatAGAAAAGTCATTataaaaaccatgaaaacatACATGGTGAAGTTTGCTATG GGAGAGTACGCGCACCTGGTGCTCCTCGCCGCGTTCGACTGCATCGACGACACCAAGCTGGTGAAGCAGGCCGTCATATCC gAGATCGTCGCATCTCTGTCTGATGTCATCAGTAATAAGTACGGGAAGAAGGTGATCCTGTACCTGCTGAGTCCCAgagaccccgcccacctcctACCGGAGATCATCCAGGTGCTCCAGAAGGGGGACGGAAACGCGCACAG TAAGAAGGACGTGGCCGTGCGGCGCAGGGAGCTCCTGGAGGCAGTGTCCCCGCCCCTTCTGCAGCACCTGTGTGACAACGCCCGCTCCATGGCGATGGACAAGGCCAGCAGCGTCGTCGTTAGTGACATCCTGGGCGCGGCCACGGGCGACCTGCGGCCCGCCATGCAGGCCGTGGCGGACCTGGCGACCGAGGAGTTCGCCCCTGGCGGAGCGGAGGGCCAG CTGCACATGGCCGAGCACCCCGCTGGTCACCTGGTGCTCAAGTGGCTGATCGAGCAGGACGCCAAGATGGAGGAGGCCCAGAGAGAAG AGCGCTTCGCCAGGGTTCTGCTGGAGCAGGTGGGCCTGGACAAGCTGAAGACCTGGGCGTCCGTCAACAGAGGAGCCATCGTGCTCTGCAG tcttcTCCAGAGTGCAGACAAGGGTGTCGCAGACGAGTTGAAGTGTGCGCTGAAGTCCATCGTTCCTGAGCTGAAGAAAATTGAGAACTCAAAGGGAGTGGAAGCTCTGCTGGAAAAACTGGCCTAA